In the Quercus lobata isolate SW786 chromosome 5, ValleyOak3.0 Primary Assembly, whole genome shotgun sequence genome, one interval contains:
- the LOC115988992 gene encoding late embryogenesis abundant protein 2-like, with product MEKTNQTVGQLGDKAREGKDKAYETAEAAKEKTSSAAQSAKEKASQTAEAAKEKTSETAQAARGKSEAGKVETGGIIQKTGDQVKSMAQGAQNMAQGALDAVKHTAGIGTEDGNAKK from the exons ATG GAGAAGACCAACCAGACAGTGGGCCAATTAGGGGATAAGGCTAGAGAGGGAAAGGACAAGGCCTATGAGACGGCCGAGGCTGCCAAAGAGAAGACCTCAAGCGCAGCCCAATCAGCCAAAGAAAAGGCCTCCCAAACTGCCGAGGCCGCGAAGGAGAAGACCTCGGAGACGGCCCAAGCGGCCCGCGGGAAATCCGAGGCCGGCAAGGTGGAGACCGGTGGGATAATCCAGAAGACTGGGGATCAAGTGAAGAGCATGGCCCAAGGTGCACAGAACATGGCCCAAGGTGCACTAGATGCTGTGAAGCACACTGCTGGCATTGGCACAGAAGATGGGAATgcaaagaaatga